A genomic region of Sciurus carolinensis chromosome 7, mSciCar1.2, whole genome shotgun sequence contains the following coding sequences:
- the LOC124988946 gene encoding olfactory receptor 2J3-like, with protein sequence MMEKFNVTSESYLILLGFSNWPHLEVVFFVIILMFYLMTLTGNTFIIILSYLDSHLHTPMYFFLSNLSFLDLCYTTSSIPQLLVNLWGPEKTISYAGCMVQLYFVLALGTTECILLVVMSYDRYVAVCKPLHYTVLMHPRLCHLLAVASWACGFTNSAVHSLFILWVPLCGHLQVNHFFCEVPALLQLSCFDTHANELTIMITTSIVVLIPLVLILTSYGAIARAVLRMQSTTGLQKVFGTCGAHLMVVSLFYIPVMCMYLQPPTENSQDRGKFIALFYTVVTPSLNPLIYTLRNKDVRGAVKRLMGRE encoded by the coding sequence ATGATGGAAAAATTCAATGTTACCTCTGAAAGCTACTTAATTCTGCTGGGGTTTTCTAATTGGCCTCACCTGGAAGTAGTTTTCTTTGTGATTATCTTGATGTTCTACCTGATGACACTAACAGGGAACACGTTCATCATCATCTTATCTTACCTGGATTCCcatctccacactcccatgtacttcttcctctcaaaCCTCTCTTTCCTGGATCTCTGCTACACGACCAGCTCCATCCCACAACTGCTGGTGAACCTCTGGGGCCCAGAGAAGACCATATCTTATGCAGGTTGCATGGTTCAACTTTACTTTGTCCTTGCGTTAGGAACAACAGAGTGTATCCTGTTGGTGGTGATGTCCTATGACCGTTATGTGGCTGTGTGTAAACCCTTGCATTACACTGTTCTCATGCACCCTCGACTGTGCCACTTGCTTGCTGTGGCTTCTTGGGCATGTGGATTTACCAACTCAGCAGTCCATTCCCTCTTTATCCTCTGGGTACCCCTGTGTGGACATCTACAAGTGaatcacttcttctgtgaagtaccagCACTCCTGCAATTATCCTGTTTTGATACTCATGCCAATGAACTGACCATCATGATCACAACCTCTATTGTTGTTCTCATACCTCTTGTCCTCATTCTGACGTCCTATGGTGCCATTGCTCGAGCGGTACTGAGGATGCAGTCAACTACTGGACTTCAGAAAGTCTTTGGAACATGTGGAGCCCATCTTATGGTGGTCTCCCTCTTTTACATTCCAGTCATGTGCATGTATCTCCAGCCACCAACAGAAAATTCTCAAGACCGAGGCAAGTTCATCGCCCTCTTTTATACTGTTGTCACACCGAGCCTCAATCCACTCATCTACACCCTCAGAAACAAAGATGTAAGAGGGGCAGTTAAGAGATTAATGGGGCGGGAGTAA